A genomic segment from Thermostichus lividus PCC 6715 encodes:
- the uppS gene encoding polyprenyl diphosphate synthase, whose translation MTLQPHSLITLPDDLDPDRLPRHVAVIMDGNGRWARQRHLPRIMGHQRGVDTLKDLLRCCKDWGIEALTAYAFSTENWGRPLPEVDFLMTLFERVLRRELPEMVEEGVQIHFVGDLTCLPPSLQAEIERAMSATAHNQKIKFVVATNYGGRREIIQACRSLAAKVKAGVLDPADIDEVLFERHLYTGGLPDPDLLIRTSGEMRVSNFLLWQVAYAEIYVTNTLWPDFDRAAFHEALRNFQQRHRRFGRL comes from the coding sequence ATGACTCTACAGCCCCATTCCCTGATCACACTACCGGATGATCTTGATCCCGATCGCCTTCCTCGCCATGTCGCTGTCATTATGGACGGGAATGGTCGCTGGGCACGGCAACGGCACTTACCCCGGATTATGGGGCATCAGCGGGGGGTAGATACCCTCAAGGACTTGCTGCGCTGCTGCAAAGACTGGGGAATCGAGGCCTTAACCGCCTACGCCTTTTCAACGGAAAACTGGGGTCGCCCTCTACCGGAAGTCGATTTTTTAATGACTCTCTTTGAGCGGGTGCTGCGGCGGGAACTCCCAGAAATGGTCGAAGAAGGGGTACAAATCCACTTTGTGGGAGATTTAACCTGTTTACCCCCCTCGCTGCAAGCGGAAATTGAGCGGGCGATGTCGGCGACGGCTCATAATCAAAAGATCAAGTTTGTGGTAGCCACGAACTATGGCGGCCGGCGGGAAATTATCCAAGCCTGTCGCTCCCTTGCAGCAAAGGTTAAAGCAGGGGTACTAGATCCAGCGGACATTGATGAGGTGCTCTTTGAGCGGCATTTGTACACTGGGGGGTTACCGGATCCCGATTTGCTGATTCGCACCAGTGGCGAAATGCGGGTGAGCAACTTTTTGCTGTGGCAGGTGGCCTACGCGGAAATTTACGTGACCAACACCCTCTGGCCCGATTTTGACCGAGCCGCCTTCCATGAGGCACTCCGGAACTTTCAGCAACGCCACCGCCGCTTTGGGCGACTGTAA
- a CDS encoding DUF4258 domain-containing protein, translating to MSQLRFTAHALEEMQRRGIAREQVEAVLSQPEQILLGRNRRTIYQSRIRFDGEKQYLLRVFVDETISPSVVITVYRTSKIQKYWRMS from the coding sequence GTGAGTCAGCTTAGATTTACAGCCCACGCTTTGGAAGAAATGCAGCGCCGGGGCATTGCCCGAGAACAGGTAGAAGCAGTACTTTCGCAGCCGGAGCAGATCTTGCTAGGGCGAAATCGGCGCACTATTTACCAATCTAGAATCCGTTTTGATGGCGAAAAGCAATATCTTCTGCGAGTCTTTGTAGATGAAACTATCTCGCCATCGGTTGTAATCACAGTCTATCGAACTAGCAAAATTCAAAAATACTGGAGGATGTCATGA
- the tnpA gene encoding IS200/IS605 family transposase: MDYQKSRSATYLLNYHFVWIPRRRRPVLRGEIANRCRQLIWEAAEEIDCQVVSLAIEPDHVHLFVNCPPTIAPYQIIHRIKGRTARFLRQEFPNPLMKLPSMWTSSYFVSTAGNVSSETIQRYIEAQGKSN; this comes from the coding sequence ATGGACTACCAGAAAAGCCGCAGTGCAACGTATTTGCTGAACTATCACTTTGTCTGGATTCCTCGGCGGCGTAGACCTGTTTTACGGGGAGAAATAGCAAATCGGTGCAGGCAGTTGATATGGGAAGCAGCAGAGGAGATTGATTGTCAAGTTGTGTCGTTGGCAATTGAACCGGATCATGTCCACCTCTTTGTTAACTGCCCTCCAACAATTGCACCCTATCAAATCATTCATCGAATTAAGGGGCGAACTGCACGGTTCCTCAGACAGGAATTCCCTAATCCATTAATGAAACTGCCGTCCATGTGGACATCCAGTTACTTTGTCTCAACGGCTGGCAATGTTAGCAGCGAAACAATTCAGCGCTACATTGAAGCTCAGGGCAAGAGTAATTGA
- a CDS encoding CHAT domain-containing protein has protein sequence MMQHVCLELDTPPLADQSFEGRLLLGLEGQLDAQGVFPVVFQPLQLVKTAYEEWVGAYRECAKATRLGAVGNQITNISSPLPHLLQDVRAKYQIFVERLQRWLNETRVNDLSSHGDVSSSCFGLANYLFNPFGESRHLFVQTPTLELWRYPWHEWFRIRNHLELEVVFMPRFYRPLQNPHHKYPRVRILAIFGKEHGLNLSGDFSALRALPNVELHSLVTPSLGDLVHLWQEPWDILFYAGHSGNGAIDVDSRLEIQQIRDTLQYAAQQGLQLGIFNSCESIDIAQQLVQLGVPHVIGMREVIPDLVAQRFLQYFLSNFQRGADLYTAVARARSQLRELVHIEEHLPGTASLPLICRHPQARPLTWAHLQQGSRTTIVISPDSSSPLHQLPDLLFWCRLQLDLAQQEFAWVETSYRSDVGGLKPLRFSEGIQPTQGALALSMC, from the coding sequence ATGATGCAGCACGTCTGTTTAGAACTCGACACTCCACCGCTAGCTGACCAAAGCTTTGAAGGACGATTACTCTTGGGTTTAGAAGGCCAACTGGATGCCCAAGGCGTGTTTCCAGTAGTCTTCCAGCCCCTCCAGTTAGTGAAGACAGCCTACGAGGAATGGGTGGGTGCCTATAGGGAGTGTGCCAAAGCCACCCGCTTGGGTGCAGTGGGGAACCAAATTACCAATATTTCTAGTCCGTTACCCCACTTGCTGCAAGACGTAAGAGCAAAATACCAAATCTTTGTCGAGCGTCTGCAACGCTGGCTCAACGAGACCCGCGTCAATGATCTATCAAGTCATGGGGATGTCAGTTCATCGTGCTTTGGCTTGGCTAATTATCTGTTTAATCCCTTTGGCGAATCCCGGCACCTGTTCGTCCAAACCCCCACCCTTGAGCTATGGCGGTATCCGTGGCATGAGTGGTTTCGCATTCGCAATCATCTGGAGCTTGAAGTGGTGTTCATGCCGCGCTTTTATCGACCCTTGCAAAACCCCCATCACAAGTATCCAAGAGTTCGCATCCTAGCCATTTTTGGCAAAGAGCATGGTCTGAACCTCAGCGGTGATTTCTCAGCCCTTCGGGCGCTGCCAAATGTAGAGCTTCACTCCTTAGTGACTCCCAGCCTAGGAGACCTCGTCCACCTGTGGCAAGAACCATGGGACATTCTGTTCTACGCGGGGCATAGTGGGAATGGCGCTATTGATGTGGACTCTCGCCTAGAGATTCAACAGATCCGCGACACCCTTCAGTATGCTGCCCAGCAGGGATTACAGCTTGGTATTTTTAACTCCTGTGAAAGTATTGATATTGCCCAACAACTCGTGCAACTGGGGGTTCCCCACGTCATTGGGATGCGGGAAGTGATTCCCGATCTTGTTGCGCAGCGATTTTTACAGTATTTTCTCAGCAATTTTCAAAGGGGTGCCGATCTCTATACGGCGGTGGCACGGGCGCGATCGCAACTGCGGGAACTCGTGCACATCGAGGAACACTTACCCGGAACAGCGTCATTGCCCCTCATTTGTCGCCATCCCCAAGCTCGCCCCCTGACGTGGGCACACCTCCAACAGGGCAGCCGTACCACTATTGTTATCTCCCCCGATAGCTCATCGCCCCTGCACCAGCTCCCAGATCTCCTATTTTGGTGCCGCTTACAGCTCGATCTTGCTCAGCAAGAGTTTGCATGGGTAGAAACCAGTTATAGGAGTGATGTGGGCGGGCTAAAACCCCTCCGCTTTAGCGAGGGGATACAGCCAACTCAGGGGGCTTTAGCCCTCTCTATGTGTTAA
- the acnB gene encoding bifunctional aconitate hydratase 2/2-methylisocitrate dehydratase: MDTTVLNQYRQHTDERAALGIPPLPLTAAQVSAVCDLLQQPPQGEEDYLIHLLRDRVPPGVDEAAYIKAGFLTAIANSELHSPLISPIAAVELLGTMLGGYNVQSLIALLGHENSELAAAAAQALSQTLLVYDAFHDVQDLMQQGNAHARHVMESWANGDWFTRRPELPEAITVTVFKVPGETNTDDLSPAPHATTRPDIPLHATVMLENRLPGALQIIADLKQKGYPLAYVGDVVGTGSSRKSATNSVIWHIGRDIPYVPNKRTGGVCLGGKIAPIFFNTMEDSGALPIECDVTAMAMGDVITIYPYKGEITNAAGDVISTFSLKPDTLRDEVRAGGRIPLLIGRTLTDKARAALGLDPSPLFTRPAAPIESTKGYTLAQKIVGKACGLPGVRPGTYCEPVITTVGSQDTTGPMTRDELKELACLGFGADLVMQSFCHTAAYPKPVDIKTHKELPDFIHSRGGVSLRPGDGIIHSWLNRMLLPDTVGTGGDSHTRFPLGISFPAGSGLVAFAAALGVMPLDMPESVLVRFKGQLQPGVTLRDIVNAIPYVAIQQGKLTVAKENKKNVFSGRILEMEGLPDLQLEQAFELTDATAERSAAGCTIKLSEETVATYLRSNIVLLKNMVARGYSDPRTILRRVKRMEEWLANPTLLAADPDAEYADVIEVDLDQIREPLVAAPNDPDNIKTLSECAGDPVQEVFIGSCMTNIGHYRAAAKVLEGEGAVKVRLWIAPPTRMDEQQLREEGYYGIFAAAGARMEMPGCSLCMGNQARVADNTTVFSTSTRNFNNRMGKGARVYLGSAELAAVCALLGRIPTREEYLEIVTRKIDPLAADIYRYLYFDQIPDYENQGRLISIAEEEKLMASVGG; this comes from the coding sequence GTGGACACAACTGTACTGAATCAATACCGCCAGCATACTGATGAACGTGCCGCCCTTGGAATTCCACCCCTACCCCTAACGGCAGCACAGGTATCAGCGGTCTGTGATCTACTACAACAGCCTCCTCAAGGAGAAGAAGACTATCTTATCCATCTACTGCGCGATCGCGTTCCTCCTGGGGTTGATGAGGCAGCTTACATTAAGGCAGGCTTTCTGACGGCGATCGCCAACAGCGAACTCCACAGTCCCTTAATTTCACCCATTGCTGCCGTTGAACTCCTTGGCACAATGCTGGGGGGCTATAACGTACAGTCGCTAATTGCCCTCTTGGGTCATGAAAACAGTGAATTAGCTGCCGCCGCCGCGCAGGCGCTTAGTCAGACCCTCTTGGTCTATGATGCCTTCCATGATGTTCAAGACCTGATGCAGCAGGGCAATGCCCATGCCCGTCACGTCATGGAATCATGGGCTAATGGCGACTGGTTTACCCGCCGTCCCGAACTGCCAGAGGCCATTACCGTCACCGTCTTCAAGGTACCTGGTGAAACCAATACCGATGATCTATCCCCTGCCCCCCACGCTACCACCCGTCCCGATATTCCCCTGCACGCCACCGTCATGCTCGAAAACCGCTTACCGGGCGCATTGCAGATTATTGCTGACCTCAAACAAAAAGGCTACCCCCTAGCCTACGTTGGGGATGTGGTCGGTACCGGCTCCTCGCGTAAATCTGCCACCAACTCGGTTATCTGGCACATTGGCCGCGATATTCCCTACGTCCCTAACAAGCGCACTGGGGGAGTTTGTTTGGGTGGCAAAATTGCCCCCATCTTCTTTAACACCATGGAAGACTCTGGTGCCTTGCCCATTGAGTGCGATGTCACCGCTATGGCCATGGGAGATGTAATTACGATTTATCCCTACAAGGGCGAAATCACAAATGCAGCGGGTGACGTGATCAGCACCTTTTCCCTGAAGCCCGATACCCTGCGCGATGAAGTCCGGGCGGGGGGACGCATTCCCCTGCTGATTGGCCGCACCCTCACTGATAAAGCGCGAGCAGCCCTCGGACTCGACCCCAGCCCCCTCTTTACCCGTCCTGCTGCCCCCATAGAGAGTACGAAGGGCTACACCTTGGCTCAAAAAATTGTTGGCAAAGCCTGTGGGCTACCCGGTGTCCGCCCTGGCACCTATTGCGAGCCGGTGATAACCACAGTGGGGTCTCAGGATACCACAGGCCCCATGACCCGCGACGAGCTAAAAGAGCTAGCCTGTCTGGGGTTTGGTGCCGATCTCGTCATGCAAAGCTTCTGCCACACCGCTGCTTATCCTAAACCGGTGGACATCAAAACCCACAAAGAACTACCGGACTTTATCCACTCGCGGGGCGGTGTCTCCCTACGTCCGGGAGATGGCATTATCCATTCGTGGCTCAACCGGATGCTCCTGCCGGATACGGTGGGCACCGGAGGTGACTCCCACACGCGCTTTCCCTTGGGGATCTCCTTCCCTGCGGGGTCTGGCTTGGTGGCCTTTGCCGCAGCCTTGGGGGTGATGCCCCTAGATATGCCCGAATCGGTGCTAGTGCGCTTTAAGGGGCAGTTGCAACCGGGGGTAACCTTGCGAGATATTGTCAATGCCATTCCTTACGTAGCAATTCAGCAGGGTAAGCTCACTGTTGCCAAGGAAAACAAAAAAAACGTCTTTTCTGGGCGGATTTTGGAAATGGAGGGCTTGCCAGATTTGCAACTGGAGCAGGCCTTTGAACTCACCGATGCCACCGCGGAGCGATCGGCGGCGGGTTGCACCATTAAACTCAGCGAAGAAACTGTGGCCACCTACTTGCGCTCCAATATTGTGCTTTTGAAAAACATGGTGGCGCGGGGATACAGCGATCCGCGGACAATTTTGCGGCGGGTGAAACGGATGGAAGAGTGGTTAGCTAACCCCACCCTCCTCGCGGCGGATCCAGATGCAGAGTATGCTGATGTGATTGAGGTGGATCTTGATCAAATTCGTGAGCCATTAGTGGCTGCCCCGAACGACCCGGACAATATTAAAACCTTGTCCGAGTGTGCGGGTGACCCTGTTCAGGAAGTCTTTATTGGCTCTTGCATGACCAATATTGGCCACTATCGCGCTGCTGCCAAGGTGCTGGAAGGAGAAGGGGCAGTCAAGGTACGCCTATGGATTGCGCCCCCCACTCGTATGGATGAGCAGCAACTCCGGGAAGAAGGCTACTATGGTATTTTTGCAGCAGCAGGGGCACGGATGGAAATGCCCGGTTGCTCGCTGTGTATGGGGAACCAAGCGCGGGTTGCAGATAATACGACGGTATTTTCTACCTCAACCCGCAATTTCAATAACCGGATGGGCAAGGGGGCAAGGGTCTATTTAGGCTCAGCAGAACTGGCGGCAGTCTGCGCACTGTTGGGGCGCATCCCCACTCGTGAGGAATACTTAGAGATTGTTACCCGTAAAATTGATCCGCTAGCTGCTGATATATACCGCTACCTCTACTTTGATCAAATTCCTGACTACGAAAACCAAGGTCGCTTAATTTCCATAGCTGAAGAGGAGAAACTCATGGCGAGCGTTGGAGGGTAG
- a CDS encoding DUF1822 family protein → MTLLRSDNEQLFTFIALQDGDRPKWYRDKQTARYLQQQGHCLDAPYQTALQLLNRLQTDPHHPEACYWVRVLYCYLQECVWQVSQRLADHRHGYGYSREDYFQTGCSLLWQAPLTVLQGFDPTKGHLLSFVSRRLYDRVYEVYYGARQSDWGLLRRASTRRLRQALTLSGYPDRHRCLIVFLVVCWQQLTTGSVAPDSQTLAQISRTYTQSQPQSPPLGERDIEGYLQQAIQALRHYHTKRRIVCLYYCEQVSQGEIARQLGLPGQHTVSRLLERTRSSLAKDLLTLWLRAREYLIRDCLQATWQELTDILPPSLDRRLGHVRAAELPSIDPDSREAIAAQQQLRQIKTNLNDPESKAALKSLITHPPSEDIRWQAAELLHDHTDPDPTAGSWKVRKVDLGIALDGTTLALTMAVLPRDATSAHLFVRVTPFSADAFLPAGLSLEIVTETGDRFARLTSRAEDQAVQYKFWGDIGEAFGIILEYGGTKITESFVV, encoded by the coding sequence ATGACTTTACTACGTTCCGATAATGAACAATTGTTTACGTTTATTGCCCTGCAAGATGGCGATCGCCCCAAGTGGTATCGCGATAAGCAGACGGCACGCTACTTGCAACAACAGGGACACTGCTTAGACGCTCCCTATCAAACAGCCCTTCAGCTGTTGAATCGGTTGCAAACAGACCCGCACCATCCTGAAGCCTGCTATTGGGTGAGGGTGCTGTACTGCTACTTACAGGAGTGTGTGTGGCAGGTGTCGCAGCGATTAGCTGACCATCGACATGGCTATGGCTACAGCCGCGAGGATTATTTCCAAACAGGGTGTTCTCTCCTGTGGCAAGCCCCCCTCACGGTGCTACAGGGATTCGACCCCACAAAAGGGCACCTTCTCAGCTTTGTTTCCCGGCGTCTGTATGACCGGGTGTATGAGGTTTACTATGGTGCGCGTCAGTCGGATTGGGGGCTGTTGCGCAGGGCAAGCACTAGGCGGCTGAGGCAGGCGTTAACCCTCAGTGGTTACCCCGATCGCCACCGCTGCCTCATTGTTTTTCTTGTGGTCTGCTGGCAGCAGTTGACCACTGGCTCAGTAGCTCCAGATTCCCAGACCTTGGCACAGATCAGTCGCACCTACACCCAGTCTCAGCCCCAATCCCCCCCTCTAGGGGAGCGCGATATTGAGGGGTACCTCCAGCAGGCCATTCAAGCCCTGCGCCATTATCACACCAAGCGCCGCATTGTTTGTCTGTACTATTGCGAGCAAGTCAGCCAAGGGGAGATTGCCAGACAGCTTGGGCTACCGGGTCAACATACGGTATCTCGGTTGCTTGAGAGGACGCGAAGCTCCCTCGCAAAAGACTTACTCACATTGTGGTTGCGGGCGCGAGAATACCTAATCCGCGATTGCCTGCAAGCCACTTGGCAGGAATTGACAGACATATTGCCCCCCAGCCTTGATCGTCGATTGGGGCATGTGCGCGCGGCTGAATTGCCCAGCATTGACCCCGACTCTCGCGAGGCGATCGCCGCCCAACAACAGTTACGACAGATTAAAACCAACCTCAACGATCCTGAAAGCAAGGCTGCACTGAAATCATTGATCACGCATCCCCCGAGCGAAGATATCCGCTGGCAAGCCGCAGAATTACTCCATGATCACACTGACCCCGACCCGACCGCTGGCTCGTGGAAAGTGCGCAAAGTTGATCTTGGCATTGCCCTAGATGGCACCACCCTTGCCCTGACCATGGCGGTTTTACCACGGGATGCCACCTCAGCACACTTATTTGTGCGGGTCACCCCCTTCAGTGCCGATGCGTTTCTTCCTGCGGGGTTAAGTTTAGAAATTGTGACCGAAACGGGCGATCGCTTTGCCCGCTTAACCAGCCGTGCCGAAGATCAAGCCGTGCAGTACAAATTCTGGGGAGACATCGGCGAAGCCTTTGGCATCATCCTTGAGTATGGCGGTACTAAAATCACAGAGAGTTTTGTTGTTTAA
- a CDS encoding type I-E CRISPR-associated protein Cas7/Cse4/CasC gives MKLELHLIQSFPPANLNRDENGMPKSTIFGGRPRARISSQCKKRAVRLHYQKYSEVSPG, from the coding sequence ATGAAACTTGAACTGCATTTGATTCAAAGCTTTCCCCCCGCCAACTTAAACCGGGATGAAAATGGGATGCCCAAATCCACAATTTTTGGCGGTCGTCCCCGTGCCCGCATCTCTAGCCAATGCAAAAAGCGGGCAGTGCGACTGCATTATCAGAAATATTCAGAGGTGAGTCCTGGCTAG
- the casB gene encoding type I-E CRISPR-associated protein Cse2/CasB, which produces MLPCSATVCLHNSSQSKGPERRFKALLDTDLANIQSPITALVRQIKSKKDKKIPIYYPQLIADICFWDHPDQFIQDQWAKTFWRAAPPSIADEAES; this is translated from the coding sequence ATGCTCCCCTGCTCTGCTACCGTTTGCCTACACAACAGCAGTCAATCTAAAGGCCCAGAACGGCGATTTAAAGCCTTGCTAGATACCGATCTTGCTAATATCCAATCTCCGATTACAGCGTTGGTGCGACAGATTAAAAGTAAAAAGGACAAGAAAATTCCCATCTACTATCCCCAACTCATAGCCGATATCTGTTTCTGGGATCATCCTGATCAATTTATCCAAGACCAGTGGGCCAAAACCTTCTGGCGGGCAGCACCACCTAGTATAGCTGACGAGGCTGAGTCGTGA
- a CDS encoding DUF2283 domain-containing protein, with protein MKIIYDPEVDVLRILFRDTPISESDEDVSGIIFDFDDEGNVVGLEVLDASQRVDDPQFVSYMIAKPAPH; from the coding sequence ATGAAAATTATTTACGACCCAGAGGTTGATGTACTGAGAATTTTATTTAGAGATACGCCCATTAGCGAAAGTGATGAAGATGTATCAGGGATTATCTTCGACTTTGATGACGAGGGCAATGTCGTCGGCCTAGAGGTATTAGATGCCTCTCAGCGTGTCGATGATCCTCAATTTGTTAGCTACATGATTGCAAAACCCGCACCTCATTAA
- a CDS encoding type II toxin-antitoxin system HicA family toxin — MSKQDIIHQAQEWGWQVTNRGNGRHSTKAVRGNLTISIPGHGDGDELQTGLVHQLLKQLSEPILTELNRKEHQYSQQLIDLLLAGNPYNGSFQEFRIKQELEFYRELAQAQQDEIQRLKMQIQESEEAALELCSNLEYDNQTLVAKVKTLAEERVQLEWFFEQVLSALKQIQFHVGKLESIVNLIPGSVWIKHRLQRQIDHIKRIFDANNLAAAPLQLPRE; from the coding sequence ATGTCTAAACAGGATATCATCCATCAAGCACAGGAGTGGGGTTGGCAAGTTACCAACCGTGGCAATGGTCGGCACTCCACAAAAGCAGTTCGCGGAAACCTAACGATCAGCATTCCTGGCCATGGCGACGGTGACGAGTTACAGACAGGACTTGTTCATCAACTCCTCAAACAACTATCAGAACCGATTTTGACGGAACTAAACCGCAAGGAACACCAATATAGCCAACAGCTAATCGACCTGCTCTTGGCAGGGAATCCGTATAATGGTTCGTTTCAAGAGTTTAGGATCAAGCAAGAATTAGAGTTCTATCGTGAGCTAGCCCAAGCTCAACAAGACGAGATTCAACGCTTAAAAATGCAAATTCAAGAGTCAGAGGAAGCCGCCCTCGAACTGTGTAGCAACCTAGAGTACGATAACCAAACACTAGTCGCTAAAGTCAAAACCCTTGCCGAAGAACGAGTGCAGCTAGAGTGGTTTTTTGAGCAAGTTCTCTCTGCGCTCAAACAGATTCAATTTCATGTCGGTAAACTTGAGAGCATTGTTAACCTGATCCCTGGGTCAGTGTGGATCAAGCATCGACTACAACGGCAGATTGACCATATCAAGCGTATTTTTGACGCTAACAACTTAGCTGCTGCCCCTCTTCAATTGCCTCGGGAGTAA
- the cdaA gene encoding diadenylate cyclase CdaA has protein sequence MIVLTLGLLGTLPWPLVSSETQTRLKMLVDVVLVLALTYTILRVIAERRTLWMVRGFIFLIFAASLSRALELNFLTFVLNNLVVGSAVALAVILQSEIRIFLEQLGRGQFFGQPRVESTLTNDAVDLVVAAVKELSQDRTGALILLETHTQLSPQDFTHAGIPLQARLSPELITSIFQVNSPLHDGAIWVRGSEVVAAKLILPLSERTGPWQLGTRHRAALGITERISHCVCVVVSEETGSISLAFKGDLQRPLTSSKLGELLRQYVQEETAGTSKPSQRHRSLKFWKMVWPLR, from the coding sequence ATGATTGTCCTCACCCTTGGCCTCCTTGGAACCCTACCGTGGCCACTGGTTTCCTCAGAAACACAAACCCGCTTAAAAATGCTTGTGGATGTGGTGTTGGTGTTGGCCTTAACCTACACCATTTTACGGGTCATTGCAGAGCGGCGGACGCTGTGGATGGTACGTGGCTTTATCTTCCTCATTTTTGCTGCATCCCTGAGTCGGGCGCTTGAACTTAACTTTCTCACCTTTGTCCTGAATAATCTGGTCGTGGGGTCAGCGGTGGCGCTAGCAGTGATTCTCCAATCGGAAATCCGTATTTTCCTAGAGCAGTTAGGGCGGGGGCAGTTTTTTGGCCAACCAAGGGTGGAGTCAACCCTGACCAATGATGCTGTGGATCTAGTGGTTGCTGCGGTGAAAGAACTCTCTCAGGATCGCACAGGCGCGTTAATTCTCCTAGAAACCCACACCCAGCTCAGCCCCCAAGACTTTACCCATGCTGGCATTCCCTTGCAGGCTCGCCTCTCTCCCGAACTCATTACCTCAATTTTTCAGGTGAACTCGCCCCTACACGATGGCGCTATTTGGGTACGCGGCAGTGAAGTGGTGGCGGCCAAGCTCATTTTGCCCTTGTCAGAGCGCACGGGGCCATGGCAGTTGGGTACCCGTCACCGTGCCGCCTTGGGCATTACCGAGCGTATTAGTCACTGCGTTTGCGTTGTCGTCTCTGAGGAGACAGGCTCAATTTCCCTTGCCTTTAAGGGAGACCTTCAGCGTCCCCTCACAAGCAGTAAACTAGGGGAGTTGCTGCGTCAGTACGTGCAGGAGGAAACGGCGGGAACTTCCAAGCCAAGTCAGCGTCACCGCAGCTTAAAATTCTGGAAAATGGTTTGGCCTCTCCGCTAA
- a CDS encoding RNA-guided endonuclease InsQ/TnpB family protein, producing the protein MFGCQQVLLNPNNELKGVMEFVCSEANKLTNQGIYYARQLHFKTGQWIGKHSLSYEYKTSKHFQALYSQAAQQTLISVYESFKSYRALLKLWRGGELAEKPRMPNYRKKGGLAVVSYPKQALKLVDGMIRVPLGQLVKVWFQIDSFTVPVPSNLKFEDIKELRILPRNGCFYTEFVYRLNPVQIDVDPMRVLGIDSGLNNWLTCVSNVGTSFIVDGLHLKSLNRWYNKQIAKLKEGKPQGFWSKRLAQLTEKRNRQIRDAVNKAARIVIDHCTRNRIGRIVFGWNQQQKDGSNLGKKTNQKFVQIPTARLKERIAQLAEQYGIEFVETEESYTSQASFVDGDFLPTFGEKPDSWKSSGKRTKRGLFRTAQNWYINADCNGAANILRKVATMLGLSLSGVGRGSLTAPTRIKLWVTAQGKSEATRLQPVA; encoded by the coding sequence ATGTTTGGATGTCAGCAAGTTTTGCTCAACCCCAATAACGAACTTAAGGGGGTGATGGAATTTGTCTGCTCTGAGGCAAACAAGCTAACCAATCAGGGCATCTACTATGCTCGTCAACTGCACTTTAAGACCGGGCAGTGGATTGGCAAGCATAGCCTGAGTTACGAATACAAGACCAGTAAGCACTTCCAAGCTCTTTACTCCCAGGCTGCACAGCAAACCTTGATTTCGGTCTACGAGTCGTTTAAGTCCTACCGAGCATTGTTGAAACTGTGGCGAGGTGGAGAACTGGCAGAGAAACCCAGGATGCCAAATTACCGCAAGAAGGGAGGGTTGGCAGTAGTCAGCTATCCCAAACAAGCGCTGAAGTTGGTTGATGGGATGATCCGGGTTCCGCTGGGGCAGTTAGTGAAAGTGTGGTTTCAGATTGATTCGTTCACTGTCCCCGTGCCCTCCAATCTCAAATTTGAGGACATCAAGGAACTGCGGATTCTGCCGCGCAATGGGTGTTTCTACACTGAGTTTGTCTATCGTCTGAACCCCGTTCAGATTGATGTAGACCCGATGCGGGTGCTGGGCATCGATTCGGGATTAAACAACTGGCTCACCTGCGTCAGCAATGTGGGAACCAGCTTCATTGTGGATGGACTGCACCTGAAATCATTGAACCGCTGGTACAACAAGCAAATTGCCAAGCTGAAAGAAGGTAAGCCTCAAGGCTTTTGGTCAAAGCGACTGGCACAACTCACTGAGAAGCGCAATCGGCAGATACGTGATGCAGTGAACAAAGCGGCTAGGATTGTGATTGACCATTGCACCCGTAACCGGATTGGTCGGATTGTATTTGGCTGGAACCAGCAGCAAAAGGACGGTTCCAACCTAGGCAAGAAGACCAATCAGAAGTTTGTGCAGATCCCAACTGCGAGACTGAAAGAGCGGATTGCTCAGTTAGCGGAGCAGTACGGGATAGAGTTTGTTGAAACTGAGGAGTCGTATACCTCTCAAGCATCGTTTGTGGATGGTGACTTTTTGCCGACATTCGGTGAAAAACCTGATAGCTGGAAGTCATCGGGGAAGCGGACGAAGCGAGGCTTGTTCAGGACTGCTCAGAATTGGTACATCAACGCGGATTGTAATGGCGCTGCCAACATCCTGCGTAAAGTAGCGACGATGCTTGGATTGAGTCTGAGCGGAGTTGGTAGGGGGTCTTTGACTGCCCCCACCCGTATTAAGTTGTGGGTGACAGCTCAAGGGAAAAGCGAAGCAACGCGGCTTCAGCCCGTTGCGTAG